A single region of the Roseivivax sp. THAF197b genome encodes:
- a CDS encoding TRAP transporter small permease → MSVQHEPDSAFGRFIDELEETAIAVILGAMTIITFINVVLRYGFNTGLIWGLEATSLLFAWLVLFGVSYCVKKTAHLGVDAVTNAIPEGPRRVLTMIAAAVCLAYAFLLLKGAWDYWANFANLPQTTGRWFPTGLEEMGRTSYRGWYETIDIPFPEWLRWIQPIMNEGMDYEKLPRFIPYVILPFGAALLLFRFIQSAVRIWKGEQKSLIVSHEAEDAVDDVAHMNKGD, encoded by the coding sequence ATGTCTGTCCAGCACGAGCCCGACAGCGCGTTCGGGCGGTTCATCGACGAGCTGGAGGAGACGGCCATCGCCGTGATCCTCGGCGCGATGACCATCATCACCTTCATCAACGTGGTTCTGCGCTACGGCTTCAACACGGGCCTGATCTGGGGCCTTGAGGCGACGTCGCTTCTGTTTGCCTGGCTGGTCCTCTTCGGTGTCAGCTATTGCGTGAAGAAGACCGCGCATCTGGGCGTCGACGCCGTGACCAACGCGATCCCGGAAGGGCCGCGCCGTGTGCTGACCATGATCGCCGCGGCGGTGTGCCTGGCTTACGCGTTCCTGCTTCTGAAGGGCGCCTGGGATTACTGGGCCAACTTCGCCAACCTGCCGCAGACCACCGGGCGCTGGTTCCCCACGGGTCTCGAGGAGATGGGCCGTACGTCCTATCGCGGCTGGTACGAGACCATCGACATCCCGTTCCCCGAATGGCTGCGCTGGATCCAGCCCATCATGAACGAGGGCATGGATTACGAGAAGCTGCCCCGCTTCATCCCTTACGTGATCCTGCCCTTCGGCGCGGCCCTTCTGCTCTTCCGCTTTATTCAATCCGCGGTGCGGATCTGGAAGGGCGAGCAGAAATCGCTGATCGTCAGCCACGAAGCCGAAGACGCCGTCGATGACGTCGCCCATATGAACAAGGGGGACTGA